The Streptomyces armeniacus genomic interval GGCGCGGGCCGCGTCGGGGGCGGCCGTGCTCAGGGTGAACACGGCCTCCGCCGTGCCCATGGAGTCGGCGACGGCGCCCGCCGTACGGACGCCCGCCGCCCACGCGCCCACGAGGTGGTCGTGTCCGGCGACGGTCACGGGTACGCCCGTACGCAGGCCCGGTACGCGTGCGGCGCCCGCCGCGCTGACCGGGCCGACGGGTTCGCCCGGCGCGCGTACGGGCGGGAGGCGGCGGGGCGACAGCCCGGCCAGCGCGGTGAGTCCGGGGTCCCAGCGGCGGCCGTGCACGTCGTAGGCCATGGTCCGCTGGGCGAAGGTCGCGTCGGTGGCGACGTGCCCGGTGAGCGCGTGGCCGACGAGGTCGGCGGCGCCGGACCACACGTGCATGCGGCGCAGCGCGTCGGGGTGCCGCTCGGCCAGCCAGCACCAGCGGGCGAGCGTGGCCTTCGCGGAGGGCCGTACGCCGGTGGTGGCGTGCAGGGCGGAGGCACCGGCCGTACGGGCGAGCCGCGCGGCCTGGTCCGCGCCGCGCGGGTCGGACCAGGCGAGCAGCGGGCCGGTCTGGCGGCCGTCCGCGTCGAGCGGTACGCCGGTCTCGGCCATGCCGGTGAGGCCGACGGCCTCCGGCGAACGCCCGGACGCGGCAACGGCCTCGGCCAGCGCGCCGAGTGCGGCGGCGGCGAGCGCCGCCGCGTCCTGTTCGCCGAGGGGCGTGGGCCGTACGGCCGCGCCGAGGACCGTGCCGTCCGCCGCGCACACCACGGCCTTCGTACGGGTGGTGCCGACGTCCACCCCGGCCAGCGCGGCACCGCCCGCCTCCGGCTGCCCCACAGAGCTCTCCCGCCTCACGCTCATGGGGTCTCCTTCGTGGATACCCCCGGCTTCAGCCGGGAGAGACAGGCGGTCCGCAGTGCCATCCAGTTACGGCGGCGCACGGTCATGGTCGGTCCTCCTGGGGGACGGCGGCGCCGCGGGACACGCGGCGCTTCTGGGAGGGCGGCTGGGCGGTCGGCTGGACGGCGACCTGAGCGGCGCGCGGCGGCGCGGGCGCCCGTACGCCGGGCAGGTCCGCGGCGTGCGGGTCGTGCGCGTACGGGAGCGGGGCGGGCCCGGGCACGCCGTGTACGGCGAGGTGGCGCAGCCAGGCCGCGCCGTCCTTGCCGTGGTCGGCGCCGGTGAAGGCGGCGAGCCTGCTGTGGGCCTGCTCGGCGAGCAGCGCCCGGTTGTCGTCGAGGTAGCGGACGAGGATGTGGGGGCCGCGCGGGCTGCCGCAAGCGGCCAGGGCGCGGCCGAGGGCGAGTTCGAGGAGCGCGCGGCGCTCCTGCACGTCGTCGGGTTCGATGCCGCCGGTGCGGTGCTGGCCGTGGAGCGCGGGCCGGTCGTGGAGCCGTTCGAGGGCGGGTACGGCGTCGGCGGAGCCGAGCCGTTCGGCGCCCGCGCACACCGCGTCCACCCAGGCGAACGGCGCTGCCGCCGGATCGCGGAACGCGTCCTCGCGCGCGTCCACCAGCAGCGCCACCCGCTCCCACAGCGGCACGGCGCGCGGCTCGCGCGCGTAGCCCAGGGTGTGCAGCAGGTACGCCTCGTCGGGCATCGCCGACTGGTCGGGCGGCAGTTGGGCCTCCCGGATGCGGGACGTGCGGGGCGGCAGCCGGTCCCCGGCGAGACGTTCGGCGAGATGGCCGAGGAGCACGTCGGCGCCCTCGGGGCGGCCGCGCAGGGCCAGCAGCTGGGCCAGCACGATACGGACAGCGGGCGCCGTCTCGGCCCGCAGCGCGCCCAGCAGGGCGGGCGTGACGGCGGGGTCGGCGTCCAGGGCGAGGCGCACGAACGGGATGTGCCCGCGGAACACCTCGCGGCGGCCCATGTCGGAGTACGAGTGGAGGGGCAGGTGCTCGGCCAGCTCCGCGATGAGGGCGGCCAGCGTGGGCCGGGCCGCCGGGGCCGGGTGTGTGGCCCGTACGGTCTCCGCCGGGAGCCTGCCGCGCCGTACCAACTCCCGCTGGAGGGCGGCCACATCCACCTCGCGCGGGGTGCGGCCCGTCGCGGCGCAGGCCGCGGCCGCGAGGCCGGTCACCTCGCCGAGGTTCTCCAGGTCCGCCTGCATCCGCAGCGCTGGCAGGGCGTCGTGCGTGGCGGAGAGGGCCTTGCCGGTGACGAGCAGGCCGTCGAGGCCGCGGGGCAGGAGCGCGCGGTAGGGCAGCTCGATCTCGAGGTTCGGCGGTACGAGGCCGAGTTGCGGCCACAGGGCCTCGCCCTTGCCCTTGAGGTCGTGGTTGGAGAAGTGCACGTTGACGACGTCCGGCCAGTGCCGCCCGGTCAGCTGGTCGGTGAGGGTCACCACGGTCTCCCCCACGAGGTGGCGGGTCTCGCGTGCGGCGGGCTGCGTGCCGTGGTCGTGCATGTCGGCGCTGCGGCGCCGGGCGGCCAGCACGGCGCGGGTGGTGTCCGCGACGTCGGTCATGTCGGCGAGCCCGCCGAACTGGTTGCGGGTGGTGCCGGGCGTGTCGAAGCGCGCCAGCGACGCCCACATGACGGTGTGTACGCCCGCCGCCCCCACCTCGCACGGCGCGCCGCACCAGGCGGCCAGGTCGGCGTCGCCGGTGGCGTCGACGACGACGCGCGCCGTCACGGCGAACGGGCCGCCGGGCCCGCTGAACAGCGCGCCCGTCACGCGCCGCCGCGCGTCCGCCGCCTCTTCCCCGCCTCCGTCGTGGAGGGCGGCGAAGGCGCGTGCGTGGTAGACCGTACGGACGCCCGCCTCGCGCAGGGCGTCGTGCAGGGCGAGCGCCTTGGCCTCGATGTTCCACTGTCCGACGCCTCCGCGCAGGCCCAGCTCGCGGTGGGTCAGCCGGGTGGCCTGCTGAAGCTGCGCCGCGTGCCCCTCGCGGCGGCCGAACCAGTAGCTGTGCACGCCGCCGTACGTCCCGGTGCCGCCGGGCCCCGGCCCGGCCTCCACCAGCACCGTGCGCGCGCCTTCGCGCGCCGCCGCCAGCGCGGCGGACGCGCCGCTTGTCCCACCACCGACGACGAGCACGTCGGCCTCGCCCCAGGAGTCCACGTCCAACGCCCGCACGACTTCCCGCGGATGCCCCCGCCCGCGCTGCGGCGCGTCCTGCTCGCCGACGGCGTACGACGGACTGCGCGGCACCACTCCGCCGGGCGGCACGCCCGGCACGCCGCCTGCCGAATCGGCCGGACCACCCGGCGCGACCCAACCGGCCCCGACCACCCCGGCGTTCGGCTCCGGGCCGCTCGGTGGCGACCCACCCGGCCGGGGCGGCGCCTGGGCCGCGCGCCCCCTGTTCGGCTCGCCGTCGCAAGCCGTCGCCAGCGCGCGGCCCAGGCGTGTGCCCTCGTGGAGCGCGGCCGGCGGGTCGAGCAGCGGATCGGCCGGGGTCGCGGTGTGTGGGGGTGCCGGTGTGGCGTGGAGGCCCGGAAGGGGCGTCCGCGTGTCAGCGGTCGGCGGGGGCGGGCCCGAGAGCGGGTCCGTCGCCACCGCGCCCAGCGTGGCCTTCGCGAAGGCCGGGTGCTGCCGGAGCAGTCGGCCCGCCGCACGGACGGCCGCGCGGCGGCCGCCCGACGTGGCGAGCAGCGCGTAGAGGTGTCCGGGGCCGCGGCAGCCTGCCGTCGAGACCACGTCGTCCGCGAAGGGCTCATCGGGTTCCACGCCGTCGAACTCCACGCTCCACACCGCCCGTTCGGGCTCCGCGACCGGCGGCAGCCCGGCGGCGGCGCGCAGCACCGGGTCCGCGCCGGTCGCGTCCAGCGCCTGCGTGCAGCGCACCAGCTGCCGCCCGGACTTGTTCGCGATGACGAGTCCGGCGAGCGGCCCCCGTACGGCTCCGTCGCGGTGGTGTACGGCGAGCGGGCGCACGCCGTACACCAGCAGGCCGCCCGCGTCGAGCAGCGCGCTCTCCAGGTGGAGTTTGAGTGCGGCCGGGCGCAGCGCCAGCCGGGCTCCGCCCGCGGCGCCGGACGGCAGCAGCGGGCGCAGCAGGGACGGGGCCGCGGCGGGGCCGTCCGCGGGCACGGTCAGCCAGGGGCGGTTGGCCGCCGTCAGGTCGGTGCCGAGCGCGTACCCCTGCTCCAGCAGCAGCACCCGCCGCCCAGCGCGGGCGAGTTCGACGGCCGCCGCCGTACCGGCCAGGGTGCCGCCGACGACGGCCACGTCCACGTCGTGCGGTACGGGCAGGGCGCGCCCCGGCAGCCGTACGGGTGCGGCGAGGGGCAACCACGCAGTCCCGCCCGCCCGTTGGCCGGTGCTCACCGGCTCCCCTCGACCGCCGCCGCAGGCGCCCCGGGGACCGCCGGGAGCCCCGGCACCGCGCCGCTACGGGCGACGCGCCCGTACCAGTGCCCGCTGTCCTTGACCGTACGGCGCTGCGTGGCGCGGTCGACGTGCACGAGCCCGAAGAGGGGGCGGTAGCCCATGGCCCACTCGAAGTTGTCGATGAGCGACCAGTGGTAGTAGCCCTCGACGGGCGCGCCCGCCTCCATCGCCCGGTGGACGGCGGCGAGATGAGCCTGGAGGAACGCGATCCGCCGCTCATCGTGGACCGCGCCGTCGGCTCCCACGGCACCGTCCGCCCCTGGCGTGTCGTTGAAGACGGCGCCGTTCTCGGTGACGGCGAGCGGCACGCCCGGGTAGTCCTCGTGCAGGCGGAGCAGCAGCGCGGTGAGGTCGTCGGGAACGATCTCCCAGCCGAGGTCCGTACGCGCCACCTCCGGCCGCCCCGGCTCGACGCGCCACGGCCACGGCCCGTCGCCGGGCCCGTCGCCGCCGGCGGGGCGGGCGCTGACGATGCGGCGCGTGTAGTAGTTGACGCCGATGAAGTCGCTGCCCGCGGCGATCGTGTCCAGGTCGCCGTCCTCGATGAAGTCCAGTGGCCCGGCGGCGCGTTCCCAGTGGGCGTGCATGTCGTCGGGGTAGCCGCGGCCGTGTACGGGGTCGAGGAACCAGCGGTTCACGTACCCGTCCGAGGCGTATGCCGCCGCCCGGTCCTCCCCGCTGTCGCTCGCAGGCGTGTGCGGGAACAGGCTGTACGCGATGCCGGCCCGCGCGTCCTCACGCCCGTACGCGCGCAGGGCGCCTGCCGCGAGCCCGTGCCCGAGCAGCAGGTGGTGCATGGCCCGTACGCTGCCCGGCAGGTCCTTCTCGCCGGGCGCGTGCAGCCCGAGCTGGTGGCCGAGGACGCCCGCGATCCAGGGCTCGTTGACCGTCACCCAGTCCCGTACGCGATCGCCGAACGCGTCGTAGCAGACGGCGGCGTAGTCGGCGAACCGGGCGGCGGTGTCGCGGTCCCGCCAGCCGCCGCGGTCCTGGAGGGGCTGCGGCAGGTCCCAGTGGTAGAGGGTGGCGAGCGGGGTGATGCCGTGTTCGAGGAGGGTGTCGAGGAAGCGGTCGTAGTGGTCGAGGCCGCGGCGTTCCACCGGGCCCGTGCCGTCCGGCACGATGCGGGGCCAGGCCAGCGAGAACCGGTGTGCGCCGAGGCCGAGTTCCGCCATCAGGGCGATGTCCTCGCCCGCGCGCTCGTACTGCTCGCAGGCGGTCTCCCCGGTGTCGCCGTTCTCGACGGCGCCGGGCACGGCGCAGAAGCGGTCCCAGATGGACTCGCCGCGGCCGTCGGCGCGTACGGAGCCCTCGACCTGGTAGGCGGACGTGGAGGTGCCCCAGCGGAAGTCCGCCGGAAAGCGCAGCGTGGGCGGGGTGGCGTGCGGGTCCGTCACTGGAACTCCTCGTGCGGTGCTTGCGGTTCGTGCGGTGCGTACAGTCCTTGCGGTGCGTCCCGGGCGTTCTGTCCAGTGCCCTGCGCGAACTCGGGCAGGCCGCGCGCGGTCTCGCACGCGTACAGCAGCAGCCCCACCGACCAGGCGTGCGAGAGGGTGAGCAGCATGCCCTTCGCCTGGAAGCAGTCGGTCTGGTAGAAGCGCTCGCTGACCATGCCGCGGTACGCGTTGAAGTCGCCGTCCTCGCGGGCCACGAACTGCCGGAAGCAGTCGAGGTTCTCCCGCGCCGACAGCAGGTAGTACGGATCGCCGAGGTGGCGGGCCAGCCGTACGGTCTCGGGCAGGCAGGTGAGCCCGAACGCGTGCAGGTGCTGGTTCGACGGCGACGCCTGGTCGCCGCCGCGGGTGCGGAAGCCGTACCGGCCGAGCAGGGTGTGCGGCGGGAACGCGACGTCGTAGGTGTAGCGGAAGGTGAGCATCCAGTCGCCGGCGCGCCGCGCCAGGTCGAGCCAGCGCGGGTCGCCGGGGTCCGCCTCGTGCAGCAGGGTGTAGGCGATCACCGCGTTGTAGCCGTCCTCGGACGTGGGCGCCAGCGACACGTCCTCGGGCGCGCCGCACAGGAACTCGGCGTGCACCTCGGCGGCGTAGTGCGCCCCGGCGCGCCGCGCGGCGGACAGCAGCGCGGGCTCGCCGAAGGCCGCGGCTGCCTCGGTCAGCGGCGCGATCCAGGCGATGCCCGCCGCACCCTCGTACGACAGCGCGGCGCCCGTGTCGCTGTGCGTGGCGGCCGCGAGGCGTCCGTCGCCCGTGCGCTGCGCAGCGACGGCGGCGGCGAGGTTGGACCGTACGGCGCGCTCCCACGCCGGGTGGTCGTGGCCGCGCGCCCGCTCGGCGCGCAGCGCGCGCAGCAGGAACAGGGTGGCGTCGCCGAGCGTACGGGCGTGCAGCCGGTGCGGATCGGGTGTCCACCCGGCGGTCCAGCCGCGCCGCTCGCCCCACTGCCCCCAGAACGTGCCGGCCGGGGCGAGGCTGTCGGCGATGTGGTCCAGCACGCCGGTGGCGGCCCGCGCTTTCTCGTCGTCACCGGTGCGGCGGGCGTACAGCAGCAGCGCGTGCGCGTACGGCGTGCCGCTGATCCAGGACACGTGCATGGCCTTGCGGTCGCCGCTGTCGCCGAGCGCCTCCCGGTCGAACGCGGCGGTCTCCAGCAGCACGTGCGGGTCGGGCCGGTGGTGCCAGCGGTGCAGCCCGTATGCGGACAGCTCGGCGGCCTCGTCCAGCCCCACCCATGCGGCGGGCCCGTCGGCGGAGGGCGGCGTACGGCGGTGCAGGGAGCGGAGGACCGGGGCGTACGCGTGCGGGTCGGGGCCGAGCAGATGGACGGTGAAGCGGAACGTCCGCTCGGCGCCGGGCCGCCAGGTGTACGCGGGTGTCTGCGGCGGCAGCGGCTCGGCGGAGCCGTAGTAGGTGACGGGCTCCTCGCGGTACGGCGCGTGCAGCCGCAGCGCGGGGACGCCGCCGGGGAGCAGCGCGAAACCGACGCCTTGGCGGCCGAGTTCGCCCTCCTCGGCGAGGGAAAGCGCGGCGCCGCCGCGCGGGTCGCGGGCGAACACGGCGGGCGTGGCGCAGCGGTCGGCGCGGAACGACCAGGCGTCCGCGACCATGTGCGCGGGGTCGTGCGCGCCGGGCTCGTAGCGGGGGTAGACGCGGGCGCAGCCGGGGAGGCGGTTCTCGCCGTAGAACACGCCGGGGATCAGCCAGCCGGGGTCACCGGTGCTGCCGAGCCGCGCCTCGACGCGCAGCCCGGCGTCGGCAGCCGTACGGTCGCCGTCCCGCCGCACGCGGAGCACGGCGTCGCGGCGTACGGGGGTGTCGCGCTCACCCTCGCCGTCCGCGT includes:
- a CDS encoding FGGY-family carbohydrate kinase, whose translation is MSVRRESSVGQPEAGGAALAGVDVGTTRTKAVVCAADGTVLGAAVRPTPLGEQDAAALAAAALGALAEAVAASGRSPEAVGLTGMAETGVPLDADGRQTGPLLAWSDPRGADQAARLARTAGASALHATTGVRPSAKATLARWCWLAERHPDALRRMHVWSGAADLVGHALTGHVATDATFAQRTMAYDVHGRRWDPGLTALAGLSPRRLPPVRAPGEPVGPVSAAGAARVPGLRTGVPVTVAGHDHLVGAWAAGVRTAGAVADSMGTAEAVFTLSTAAPDAARALAEGMGYGRHADGRHWYVMAGSGSCGALVEWYADLLGLPGGAERIRRFGALLDTAGTGPTGLVVEPYLNGRAAPAPDPRRRVAVHGLGPDDGPARLALAVVEGTAYQARWMAETQAALNGAAPREVTLLGGPVAQPRWPRVKAAVTRWPTRLLTEPRAPALGAALLAGTAAGLPVPPPLGTVAGAPGESEDAAAYDVVYRGEFLPRVARGDGPG
- a CDS encoding GH1 family beta-glucosidase — protein: MTDPHATPPTLRFPADFRWGTSTSAYQVEGSVRADGRGESIWDRFCAVPGAVENGDTGETACEQYERAGEDIALMAELGLGAHRFSLAWPRIVPDGTGPVERRGLDHYDRFLDTLLEHGITPLATLYHWDLPQPLQDRGGWRDRDTAARFADYAAVCYDAFGDRVRDWVTVNEPWIAGVLGHQLGLHAPGEKDLPGSVRAMHHLLLGHGLAAGALRAYGREDARAGIAYSLFPHTPASDSGEDRAAAYASDGYVNRWFLDPVHGRGYPDDMHAHWERAAGPLDFIEDGDLDTIAAGSDFIGVNYYTRRIVSARPAGGDGPGDGPWPWRVEPGRPEVARTDLGWEIVPDDLTALLLRLHEDYPGVPLAVTENGAVFNDTPGADGAVGADGAVHDERRIAFLQAHLAAVHRAMEAGAPVEGYYHWSLIDNFEWAMGYRPLFGLVHVDRATQRRTVKDSGHWYGRVARSGAVPGLPAVPGAPAAAVEGSR
- a CDS encoding FAD-dependent oxidoreductase, with amino-acid sequence MSTGQRAGGTAWLPLAAPVRLPGRALPVPHDVDVAVVGGTLAGTAAAVELARAGRRVLLLEQGYALGTDLTAANRPWLTVPADGPAAAPSLLRPLLPSGAAGGARLALRPAALKLHLESALLDAGGLLVYGVRPLAVHHRDGAVRGPLAGLVIANKSGRQLVRCTQALDATGADPVLRAAAGLPPVAEPERAVWSVEFDGVEPDEPFADDVVSTAGCRGPGHLYALLATSGGRRAAVRAAGRLLRQHPAFAKATLGAVATDPLSGPPPPTADTRTPLPGLHATPAPPHTATPADPLLDPPAALHEGTRLGRALATACDGEPNRGRAAQAPPRPGGSPPSGPEPNAGVVGAGWVAPGGPADSAGGVPGVPPGGVVPRSPSYAVGEQDAPQRGRGHPREVVRALDVDSWGEADVLVVGGGTSGASAALAAAREGARTVLVEAGPGPGGTGTYGGVHSYWFGRREGHAAQLQQATRLTHRELGLRGGVGQWNIEAKALALHDALREAGVRTVYHARAFAALHDGGGEEAADARRRVTGALFSGPGGPFAVTARVVVDATGDADLAAWCGAPCEVGAAGVHTVMWASLARFDTPGTTRNQFGGLADMTDVADTTRAVLAARRRSADMHDHGTQPAARETRHLVGETVVTLTDQLTGRHWPDVVNVHFSNHDLKGKGEALWPQLGLVPPNLEIELPYRALLPRGLDGLLVTGKALSATHDALPALRMQADLENLGEVTGLAAAACAATGRTPREVDVAALQRELVRRGRLPAETVRATHPAPAARPTLAALIAELAEHLPLHSYSDMGRREVFRGHIPFVRLALDADPAVTPALLGALRAETAPAVRIVLAQLLALRGRPEGADVLLGHLAERLAGDRLPPRTSRIREAQLPPDQSAMPDEAYLLHTLGYAREPRAVPLWERVALLVDAREDAFRDPAAAPFAWVDAVCAGAERLGSADAVPALERLHDRPALHGQHRTGGIEPDDVQERRALLELALGRALAACGSPRGPHILVRYLDDNRALLAEQAHSRLAAFTGADHGKDGAAWLRHLAVHGVPGPAPLPYAHDPHAADLPGVRAPAPPRAAQVAVQPTAQPPSQKRRVSRGAAVPQEDRP